From Clostridia bacterium, a single genomic window includes:
- a CDS encoding tungstate transporter permease, whose translation MDLVWEGIKEAFYLLGGSDPEVGQITLLTLRICGTATLIAVLIGIPLGAWLGLHRFPGRQALLSLVYMGMGLPPVVAGLWVSIFLWRKRPMGPVRQQYNPPAQKIA comes from the coding sequence GTGGATCTAGTCTGGGAAGGGATTAAGGAAGCATTTTACCTATTGGGGGGCTCAGATCCCGAGGTCGGGCAAATTACGCTGCTGACACTTAGGATTTGCGGCACCGCTACCTTAATAGCGGTATTGATTGGCATCCCCTTGGGAGCCTGGCTTGGGCTTCATAGGTTCCCTGGCCGGCAGGCATTGCTGAGCCTGGTGTATATGGGGATGGGACTTCCGCCGGTAGTGGCTGGCCTATGGGTGAGTATTTTCCTGTGGCGCAAACGCCCCATGGGGCCGGTGCGCCAACAGTACAACCCCCCCGCCCAGAAAATAGCCC
- a CDS encoding substrate-binding domain-containing protein — MLTRFLRWWVVGILVIALVALLSGCGGGQSGGGTTGHQPAPQDKELILATTTSTMDTGLLDVLIPEFEKQTGYHVKPLSVGTGEALALGKRGEADVLLVHAPEQEMELVNSGYAVNRKLVMHNDFIIVGPEKDPAKIASSQDSAEAFRRIAETKSLFISRGDNSGTHTKEKSIWKKANLNPAGQKWYQESGLGMGETLNIASEKGAYTLSDRGTYLALKDKLNLKILYQGDEALKNIYHVMQVNQDKFDPKTIKINTEGARAFVEFMVSPATQEIIKKFGVDEYGEPLFYPDAGKGE, encoded by the coding sequence GTGCTTACGAGGTTTCTTAGGTGGTGGGTGGTGGGAATTTTAGTAATAGCGTTGGTGGCACTGCTCAGCGGCTGCGGGGGAGGGCAGTCTGGCGGCGGAACTACCGGGCATCAGCCTGCCCCCCAGGATAAGGAACTGATCCTGGCCACTACCACCAGCACCATGGACACCGGGCTCTTGGATGTGCTGATCCCCGAGTTTGAAAAACAGACTGGCTACCACGTTAAGCCCTTATCGGTGGGAACTGGGGAAGCTTTAGCGCTGGGCAAACGGGGAGAGGCAGACGTGCTTCTAGTTCACGCGCCTGAGCAGGAAATGGAGCTAGTGAACAGTGGTTATGCCGTCAATCGTAAGTTGGTCATGCACAACGACTTTATAATCGTGGGCCCAGAAAAGGATCCGGCCAAAATTGCCAGCAGCCAGGATTCGGCTGAGGCCTTTAGGAGGATTGCCGAGACCAAATCGTTATTCATATCCAGAGGGGATAATTCGGGTACTCATACCAAAGAGAAAAGTATCTGGAAGAAGGCCAACCTCAACCCGGCTGGCCAGAAGTGGTACCAGGAATCAGGTTTGGGGATGGGGGAAACCCTAAATATTGCCTCCGAAAAGGGGGCTTATACCCTGAGCGACCGGGGCACTTACCTGGCTCTTAAGGACAAGCTCAACCTAAAAATCCTCTATCAGGGCGATGAGGCTTTAAAGAACATCTATCACGTGATGCAGGTCAACCAGGACAAATTTGACCCTAAGACCATCAAGATCAATACTGAAGGGGCCAGGGCTTTCGTAGAATTCATGGTCAGCCCTGCTACTCAGGAAATCATCAAGAAATTCGGCGTAGACGAATACGGTGAACCTCTGTTTTATCCCGATGCTGGGAAAGGCGAGTAG
- a CDS encoding LysR family transcriptional regulator, translated as MEVRYKIWLEENGDQVFGEGLFLLLARTQQTGSLHRAALDMNMSYRYAWGKIKKAEKRLGRKLLTTQTGGEGGGGARLTPLAEDLVQRYRAFNKEVQASIARLFADFWEENCLPR; from the coding sequence ATGGAAGTACGCTACAAAATCTGGCTGGAGGAAAACGGGGATCAAGTTTTCGGCGAAGGCTTGTTTTTGCTGCTTGCGCGAACTCAGCAGACAGGTTCCCTCCACCGAGCCGCCCTGGACATGAACATGTCCTACCGCTACGCTTGGGGTAAGATCAAGAAAGCCGAGAAGCGCCTGGGCCGAAAATTGCTAACCACCCAAACCGGTGGAGAAGGAGGTGGCGGAGCCCGCCTCACCCCGCTGGCCGAGGACTTGGTGCAACGTTACCGTGCCTTTAACAAAGAAGTTCAGGCCAGCATAGCGAGGCTTTTTGCTGACTTTTGGGAGGAAAATTGCTTGCCTCGTTGA
- the dnaB gene encoding replicative DNA helicase, which translates to MVALANWLNRIPPQNNEAEQAVLGSMLLSQDAIYAAMEILRPEDFYREAHQIIYRTILSLNDRGAPVDLLTVTDALRQEGVLGQVGGAAYVASLADVVPTALNVTQYARIVAEKSLLRSIIQVGMQVVEKGFSESEEALVILDQAEQALFNLGQSRRRGSFVPLKDLLAASFDRLEKLYHQEEGMSGLSTGFVDLDRFCSGLMPSDLIILAARPAMGKTSLGLNIAQNVAIKNHLPVAIFSLEMSKEQVAQRVLCSEALVDQQKLRSGQLEEEDWRRLIEILDPLSEAPLYVDDTPASTVMEMRAKARRLKGQKGLALIVIDYLQLIQPSRRLENRVQEISEISRSLKALARELDVPVIVLSQLTRAVEQRQDKRPMLSELRDGGSQEQDSDMVWFIYRDEYYNPDSEKKGVAEIIIAKQRNGPTGVVELGFLKEFTRFVNLEKRYEDMEE; encoded by the coding sequence ATGGTAGCCTTGGCTAACTGGTTAAACCGCATACCGCCCCAGAATAATGAGGCCGAGCAGGCGGTTTTGGGTTCTATGCTGCTCAGCCAAGACGCCATTTATGCGGCCATGGAGATCTTGCGGCCAGAGGATTTTTATCGGGAAGCCCACCAGATCATCTATCGCACTATCCTGTCCTTAAACGACCGGGGGGCTCCAGTTGACCTTTTGACGGTTACCGATGCCCTGCGCCAGGAGGGAGTTCTGGGCCAGGTAGGCGGCGCTGCCTATGTGGCTTCGCTGGCAGATGTGGTGCCCACTGCTCTCAATGTTACCCAGTATGCTCGTATCGTAGCCGAAAAATCCCTGCTCCGCTCTATCATCCAGGTGGGTATGCAAGTGGTAGAAAAGGGGTTTTCCGAAAGCGAGGAAGCCCTGGTGATCCTAGATCAGGCCGAACAGGCCCTCTTTAACCTCGGCCAGTCCCGCCGCCGGGGCAGCTTTGTTCCTCTCAAGGACCTGTTGGCGGCGAGCTTTGATCGCTTAGAGAAACTATACCACCAAGAGGAGGGCATGAGTGGGCTTAGCACCGGTTTTGTAGATTTGGACCGGTTCTGTTCGGGTCTTATGCCTTCCGACCTAATTATTCTAGCTGCCCGCCCAGCCATGGGTAAGACCAGTCTTGGGTTGAACATCGCCCAGAACGTGGCGATTAAGAACCACTTGCCGGTGGCCATTTTTAGCCTAGAAATGTCTAAGGAGCAGGTGGCCCAGAGGGTACTGTGCTCAGAAGCTCTAGTAGACCAACAGAAACTGCGCAGCGGGCAGCTAGAAGAGGAGGATTGGCGGCGGCTGATTGAGATCCTAGACCCGTTGTCCGAGGCACCTCTTTATGTGGATGATACCCCAGCTAGCACGGTGATGGAGATGCGGGCTAAGGCCAGACGCCTCAAAGGACAAAAGGGACTAGCTCTCATCGTTATTGACTACCTGCAGCTGATTCAGCCTTCCCGGCGGCTGGAAAACCGGGTGCAGGAAATATCGGAAATATCCAGGTCGCTTAAGGCCTTAGCCCGAGAATTAGATGTGCCGGTGATTGTCCTCTCGCAGCTCACCCGGGCCGTGGAGCAGAGGCAGGATAAGCGACCGATGCTGTCAGAACTTCGAGATGGCGGTTCCCAGGAGCAGGACTCAGACATGGTATGGTTTATCTACCGGGATGAATACTATAACCCCGATAGCGAAAAGAAGGGCGTAGCTGAGATAATAATTGCCAAGCAGCGCAACGGGCCCACCGGGGTGGTGGAGCTGGGATTCTTGAAGGAGTTTACTCGCTTCGTCAACCTGGAAAAACGTTACGAGGACATGGAGGAGTAG
- the lonC gene encoding ATP-dependent protease, Lon family, which yields MSVAGGLRQDWTDQEIRRQIQALYGVLCDLFGTDQVVLRASKVEALDLIRSDNLGERVLALERVIYEDPTIEDIPGPEDIIDVLDQLQENLADLIARRSLEEELEQKISERIQQRYEEYIREIRNQVLQEKAGVENAQTLKRLAILEKKETVKLAKTAAEIIRPQRLGEIMGQDRAVRALLSKIASPFPQHILLYGPPGVGKTTAARLALEEAKKLPGSPFAPGAPFVEVDGSTLRWDPREVTNPLLGSVHDPIYQGARRDLAENGIPEPKLGLVTEAHGGVLFIDEIGEMDPLLLVKLLKVLEDKRVEFESSYYDPHDENVPQYIRKLFEEGAPADFILIGATTRDPSEINPALRSRCGEVFFEPLTPVDIQKIIRQAAKKLGVRLEAQVPEIISEYTIEGRKAINILADAYALGMFEHSKRLRGRKRRSSASGPICITGSLVREAIHSARLTPYVTTKASPQAEIGRVLGLAVSGFVGSVLELEAIAFPAHEPGKGSLRFNDTCGTMTKDSLFNAASVVRQVTGEDLSDYDVHVNVVGGGVVDGPSAGLALCLGIISAVRNIPLQQDLAVTGEISIQGKVKPVGGLAEKIYGAKQAGMRAVIIPQDNANEVPRGLKGIKVIPVATVKEALAYARGDQLLGDQDLGGQLQSMHLVG from the coding sequence ATCAGTGTGGCAGGCGGTCTCAGGCAAGACTGGACGGATCAGGAGATAAGGCGGCAGATCCAGGCTCTCTACGGTGTTCTGTGTGACCTTTTTGGCACCGACCAAGTGGTGCTGCGGGCTAGCAAGGTAGAAGCCCTGGACCTAATTCGGTCCGACAATTTGGGCGAACGGGTACTAGCGTTGGAGCGCGTCATATACGAGGATCCAACCATCGAAGACATTCCCGGCCCCGAAGACATAATTGATGTCCTGGATCAACTGCAGGAAAACTTGGCTGATCTAATTGCCCGCCGTTCCCTCGAGGAGGAGCTGGAACAAAAGATTTCTGAAAGGATCCAGCAACGCTACGAAGAGTATATCCGGGAAATCAGAAACCAAGTTCTTCAGGAAAAGGCGGGGGTAGAGAACGCCCAGACTTTGAAGCGGCTAGCCATACTTGAGAAAAAAGAAACCGTTAAGCTGGCCAAGACAGCAGCGGAAATAATTCGGCCGCAGCGTTTGGGGGAAATTATGGGCCAAGACCGAGCAGTACGAGCTTTGTTGTCCAAGATCGCTTCCCCGTTTCCTCAACACATTCTCCTTTATGGGCCCCCTGGAGTGGGCAAGACTACGGCTGCCCGCTTGGCTTTGGAAGAGGCCAAGAAGCTACCGGGATCGCCCTTTGCTCCCGGTGCTCCGTTTGTCGAAGTGGATGGTTCTACCTTGCGCTGGGATCCTCGCGAGGTAACCAACCCTCTCTTGGGCTCGGTTCATGACCCCATCTACCAAGGGGCTCGGCGCGATTTGGCCGAGAACGGTATTCCTGAGCCCAAGCTGGGCCTGGTGACCGAAGCTCATGGGGGAGTGCTGTTTATTGACGAAATCGGCGAAATGGACCCCCTGCTGTTGGTTAAACTGCTAAAAGTCTTAGAGGACAAGCGGGTGGAATTTGAATCTTCTTATTACGATCCCCATGATGAGAACGTTCCTCAATATATCCGCAAGTTGTTTGAGGAAGGTGCGCCGGCCGATTTTATATTGATAGGAGCCACCACCCGGGATCCGTCCGAGATCAATCCGGCGTTGCGGTCCCGCTGCGGAGAGGTGTTCTTTGAGCCGCTGACTCCAGTGGATATCCAAAAAATCATTCGGCAGGCAGCCAAGAAGCTGGGAGTTCGGCTGGAGGCCCAGGTGCCGGAAATAATCAGCGAGTACACCATTGAGGGGCGAAAAGCCATTAACATTCTGGCTGATGCTTATGCCCTGGGAATGTTTGAGCACTCCAAACGGCTCCGAGGGCGCAAGAGAAGATCTTCGGCCAGCGGGCCCATTTGCATCACTGGGTCCTTGGTTCGAGAAGCAATACACTCGGCCCGTTTGACTCCTTATGTCACCACTAAGGCCAGCCCCCAGGCGGAGATCGGCAGGGTGCTAGGGTTAGCAGTGAGTGGTTTCGTGGGGTCGGTACTAGAGCTTGAGGCCATTGCTTTTCCGGCTCATGAGCCTGGCAAAGGTAGTCTCCGCTTTAACGATACTTGTGGGACCATGACTAAGGACTCCCTATTCAATGCTGCTTCGGTAGTTCGGCAGGTGACCGGCGAGGACCTATCCGACTATGATGTCCACGTCAATGTGGTGGGCGGAGGAGTAGTCGACGGTCCCTCGGCGGGGCTGGCGCTGTGTCTGGGGATTATTAGCGCAGTGCGGAACATTCCCTTGCAGCAGGATCTAGCGGTTACCGGAGAGATTTCCATTCAAGGCAAGGTAAAGCCGGTGGGAGGGCTAGCTGAAAAGATTTACGGCGCCAAGCAAGCAGGGATGCGGGCAGTAATCATTCCCCAAGATAATGCCAACGAAGTGCCCCGGGGGCTGAAAGGGATAAAGGTAATCCCGGTAGCAACGGTAAAGGAAGCTCTTGCCTATGCTCGGGGCGATCAGCTCCTCGGCGACCAGGACCTAGGTGGCCAGTTACAATCCATGCATTTGGTAGGTTAG
- a CDS encoding 50S ribosomal protein L9, with the protein MKVILLEDVRGLGSKGDTARVADGYARNYLLPRGLAVEATPVNLKRLQIEKQRQAALKEKQAKEAEQMAAKLNGLQIVVFSRAGEGGKLFGSVTNKEISEAIQKQTGIAVDKRRIELDEPIKSVGSYSVTVRLHPEISASLTVVVTDGGSRSEAGK; encoded by the coding sequence GTGAAGGTCATTTTGCTAGAAGACGTGAGAGGCCTGGGCTCAAAAGGTGATACAGCTCGGGTAGCCGATGGGTATGCCCGGAACTATTTGTTGCCCAGGGGCTTGGCGGTAGAAGCTACTCCCGTCAACCTTAAGCGATTACAAATAGAGAAGCAGCGCCAGGCGGCGCTCAAAGAAAAGCAAGCCAAAGAGGCCGAGCAGATGGCGGCCAAACTCAATGGACTGCAAATCGTAGTCTTCAGCCGGGCTGGAGAAGGCGGAAAGCTTTTCGGGTCGGTAACTAACAAGGAGATCAGCGAGGCTATCCAGAAACAAACTGGCATAGCTGTGGATAAACGCCGCATCGAGCTGGATGAGCCCATTAAGTCAGTCGGTAGTTACAGCGTGACTGTAAGGTTGCACCCGGAGATATCGGCCTCACTTACGGTTGTGGTGACCGATGGAGGAAGCCGGTCCGAGGCAGGGAAATAG
- a CDS encoding DUF2232 domain-containing protein: MPSLKNSRWVLVGVGAGVASALLALVSLISPWGRLLVGWFWSLPLSLAIAGLGPAAGLLASGIVVALVWGLAGPISTLFTVLPLLLVGWGYGQTWRWKWPPGRSLAAVTLAAGVVSLALTGLAWWVWHQPPFPWGDQLRNSADQVIATYQRLGLLDQALGQGLTEATLRQQLVMVVGWLERLAPSIGATGTMLEAGIAYYITTAFFCYLHLPGTDSGHGGKLPLYTWALPWYSVWVFMIGLGMALAGDYLKQPLLVTIGGNLLYLYLAVAFAIGLAVISFYVNKYKLPPVLEALGVVVILINLPFAVAICAAIGLFDPLFNWRRLGKKGEGVG; encoded by the coding sequence GTGCCTAGTTTAAAGAACAGCAGGTGGGTGCTAGTAGGGGTGGGGGCGGGCGTAGCTTCGGCCCTGCTAGCGCTGGTATCATTGATCAGCCCGTGGGGACGGTTACTTGTTGGCTGGTTTTGGTCTTTGCCTTTGAGCTTAGCCATTGCCGGCTTGGGCCCGGCGGCAGGCTTGCTGGCCAGCGGAATAGTCGTGGCTTTGGTGTGGGGGCTGGCCGGTCCGATAAGCACCCTCTTCACGGTCTTGCCATTATTGCTGGTCGGTTGGGGTTATGGACAGACCTGGCGGTGGAAGTGGCCACCGGGTAGGTCGTTGGCAGCTGTGACTCTGGCTGCTGGCGTCGTTTCCCTAGCCCTGACCGGCTTGGCTTGGTGGGTGTGGCATCAGCCTCCCTTTCCTTGGGGGGACCAACTGCGCAATAGCGCTGATCAGGTGATTGCTACCTACCAGCGGCTAGGGCTTTTGGATCAAGCCTTGGGTCAAGGGCTTACCGAGGCCACCCTCAGGCAGCAGTTGGTGATGGTAGTAGGGTGGCTAGAGAGGCTGGCTCCTTCCATTGGCGCTACGGGGACGATGTTGGAGGCGGGAATCGCCTACTATATTACTACCGCTTTCTTTTGCTATTTACACCTGCCCGGGACTGATTCGGGTCATGGTGGCAAGTTACCATTGTATACTTGGGCGCTTCCTTGGTATTCGGTTTGGGTGTTTATGATCGGGCTCGGTATGGCGCTAGCTGGCGACTACTTAAAGCAGCCGCTGTTGGTTACCATTGGTGGCAACCTTCTTTACCTTTATCTGGCCGTTGCCTTTGCTATAGGGTTAGCGGTAATATCTTTTTACGTAAACAAGTACAAGCTACCCCCAGTCTTAGAAGCACTGGGGGTTGTAGTCATACTGATAAATTTACCCTTTGCTGTTGCTATTTGCGCCGCCATTGGCCTTTTCGATCCTTTGTTTAACTGGCGCCGGTTGGGAAAGAAAGGAGAGGGTGTCGGGTGA